Proteins encoded in a region of the Globicephala melas chromosome 1, mGloMel1.2, whole genome shotgun sequence genome:
- the PYCR2 gene encoding pyrroline-5-carboxylate reductase 2 isoform X1: MSVGFIGAGQLACALARGFTAAGILSAHKIIASSPDMDLPTVSALRKMGVNLTRSNKETVRHSDVLFLAVKPHIIPFILDEIGADIQARHIVVSCAAGVTISSVEKKLMAFQPAPKVIRCMTNTPVLVREGATVYATGTHALVEDGQLLEQLMSSVGFCTEVEEDLIDAVTGLSGSGPAYAFMALDALADGGVKMGLPRRLAVRLGAQALLGAAKMLLDSEQHPGQLKDNVCSPGGATIHALHVLESGGFRSLLINAVEASCIQTRELQSMADQEKISPAALKKTLLDRVKLDSRTVTSLTPSSSGKLLTRSPVPGGKRD, encoded by the exons ATGAGCGTGGGCTTCATCGGCGCTGGCCAGCTGGCCTGTGCCCTGGCGCGGGGCTTCACGGCCGCAG GCATCCTGTCGGCTCACAAGATAATAGCCAGCTCCCcggacatggacctgcccacagTGTCCGCGCTCAGG AAGATGGGTGTGAACCTGACCCGGAGTAATAAGGAGACAGTGAGGCACAGTGACGTCCTGTTCCTAGCCGTGAAGCCACACATCATCCCCTTCATCCTGGACGAGATCGGGGCCGACATTCAGGCCAGGCACATTGTGGTCTCCTGCGCGGCAGGTGTCACCATCAGCTCTGTCGAGAAG AAGCTGATGGCCTTCCAACCGGCCCCCAAGGTGATCCGCTGCATGACCAACACGCCCGTGTTGGTGCGAGAGGGCGCGACAGTGTATGCCACGGGCACCCATGCCCTGGTGGAGGATGGGCAGCTCCTGGAGCAGCTCATGAGCAGCGTGGGCTTCTGCACTGAGGTGGAGGAGGACCTGATTGACGCCGTCACAGGGCTCAGCGGCAGCGGGCCTGCCTAT GCGTTCATGGCCCTGGACGCGTTGGCTGACGGTGGGGTGAAGATGGGCCTGCCGAGGCGCCTGGCTGTCCGACTGGGGGCCCAGGCCTTGCTG GGTGCTGCCAAGATGCTGCTGGACTCAGAGCAGCATCCGGGCCAGCTCAAGGACAATGTCTGCTCCCCTGGGGGGGCCACCATCCACGCCCTGCACGTCCTAGAGAGCGGGGGCTTCCGCTCCCTGCTCATCAACGCAGTTGAGGCCTCCTGCATCCAAACACG AGAGCTGCAGTCCATGGCCGACCAAGAAAAGATCTCCCCAGCTGCCCTCAAGAAGACCCTCCTGGACAGAGTGAAGCTGGACTCCCGCACAGTGACCTCACTGACCCCCTCCAGCTCAGGGAAGCTCCTCACGAGAAGCCCAGTCCCAGGAGGCAAAAGAGACTAA
- the PYCR2 gene encoding pyrroline-5-carboxylate reductase 2 isoform X3 — translation MAFQPAPKVIRCMTNTPVLVREGATVYATGTHALVEDGQLLEQLMSSVGFCTEVEEDLIDAVTGLSGSGPAYAFMALDALADGGVKMGLPRRLAVRLGAQALLGAAKMLLDSEQHPGQLKDNVCSPGGATIHALHVLESGGFRSLLINAVEASCIQTRELQSMADQEKISPAALKKTLLDRVKLDSRTVTSLTPSSSGKLLTRSPVPGGKRD, via the exons ATGGCCTTCCAACCGGCCCCCAAGGTGATCCGCTGCATGACCAACACGCCCGTGTTGGTGCGAGAGGGCGCGACAGTGTATGCCACGGGCACCCATGCCCTGGTGGAGGATGGGCAGCTCCTGGAGCAGCTCATGAGCAGCGTGGGCTTCTGCACTGAGGTGGAGGAGGACCTGATTGACGCCGTCACAGGGCTCAGCGGCAGCGGGCCTGCCTAT GCGTTCATGGCCCTGGACGCGTTGGCTGACGGTGGGGTGAAGATGGGCCTGCCGAGGCGCCTGGCTGTCCGACTGGGGGCCCAGGCCTTGCTG GGTGCTGCCAAGATGCTGCTGGACTCAGAGCAGCATCCGGGCCAGCTCAAGGACAATGTCTGCTCCCCTGGGGGGGCCACCATCCACGCCCTGCACGTCCTAGAGAGCGGGGGCTTCCGCTCCCTGCTCATCAACGCAGTTGAGGCCTCCTGCATCCAAACACG AGAGCTGCAGTCCATGGCCGACCAAGAAAAGATCTCCCCAGCTGCCCTCAAGAAGACCCTCCTGGACAGAGTGAAGCTGGACTCCCGCACAGTGACCTCACTGACCCCCTCCAGCTCAGGGAAGCTCCTCACGAGAAGCCCAGTCCCAGGAGGCAAAAGAGACTAA
- the PYCR2 gene encoding pyrroline-5-carboxylate reductase 2 isoform X2 produces the protein MSVGFIGAGQLACALARGFTAAGILSAHKIIASSPDMDLPTVSALRKMGVNLTRSNKETVRHSDVLFLAVKPHIIPFILDEIGADIQARHIVVSCAAGVTISSVEKKLMAFQPAPKVIRCMTNTPVLVREGATVYATGTHALVEDGQLLEQLMSSVGFCTEVEEDLIDAVTGLSGSGPAYAFMALDALADGGVKMGLPRRLAVRLGAQALLGAAKMLLDSEQHPGQLKDNVCSPGGATIHALHVLESGGFRSLLINAVEASCIQTRAA, from the exons ATGAGCGTGGGCTTCATCGGCGCTGGCCAGCTGGCCTGTGCCCTGGCGCGGGGCTTCACGGCCGCAG GCATCCTGTCGGCTCACAAGATAATAGCCAGCTCCCcggacatggacctgcccacagTGTCCGCGCTCAGG AAGATGGGTGTGAACCTGACCCGGAGTAATAAGGAGACAGTGAGGCACAGTGACGTCCTGTTCCTAGCCGTGAAGCCACACATCATCCCCTTCATCCTGGACGAGATCGGGGCCGACATTCAGGCCAGGCACATTGTGGTCTCCTGCGCGGCAGGTGTCACCATCAGCTCTGTCGAGAAG AAGCTGATGGCCTTCCAACCGGCCCCCAAGGTGATCCGCTGCATGACCAACACGCCCGTGTTGGTGCGAGAGGGCGCGACAGTGTATGCCACGGGCACCCATGCCCTGGTGGAGGATGGGCAGCTCCTGGAGCAGCTCATGAGCAGCGTGGGCTTCTGCACTGAGGTGGAGGAGGACCTGATTGACGCCGTCACAGGGCTCAGCGGCAGCGGGCCTGCCTAT GCGTTCATGGCCCTGGACGCGTTGGCTGACGGTGGGGTGAAGATGGGCCTGCCGAGGCGCCTGGCTGTCCGACTGGGGGCCCAGGCCTTGCTG GGTGCTGCCAAGATGCTGCTGGACTCAGAGCAGCATCCGGGCCAGCTCAAGGACAATGTCTGCTCCCCTGGGGGGGCCACCATCCACGCCCTGCACGTCCTAGAGAGCGGGGGCTTCCGCTCCCTGCTCATCAACGCAGTTGAGGCCTCCTGCATCCAAACACG
- the LOC115859457 gene encoding left-right determination factor 2-like isoform X2 has protein sequence MRPLWLCWALWALPLAGPGAALTEERVLGSLLRQLRLSEAPVLDGADVERLIIPAHVRAQYVALLQRSHGARSRGKRFSQNFREVAGRFLVSEAALRSHERLFPRSDRARVTVQWLHVRDDGSNRTSLIDSRLVSIHESGWKALDVTDAVNFWQQLRRPRQSLLLQVSVQREHLGPLASSAHTLVRFASQGPSGAGQREPQLELHTLDLRDYGAQGNCDPKAPATEGTHCCRREVYIDLQGMKWAENWVLEPPGFLAYECVGTCQQPPEPLTFKWPFLGPRQCIASETTSLPMIVSIPEGGKPRPQVVSLPNMRVQKCSCASDGAPVPRKLEP, from the exons ATGCGGCCCCTCTGGCTCTGCTGGGCGCTCTGGGCGCTGCCCCTGGCCGGCCCCGGGGCGGCCCTGACCGAGGAGCGGGTCCTGGGCAGCCTGCTGCGGCAGCTGCGCCTCAGCGAGGCTCCTGTCCTGGACGGGGCCGATGTGGAGAGGCTGATCATCCCTGCCCACGTGAGGGCCCAGTACGTGGCCCTGCTGCAGCGCAGCCACGGGGCCCGCTCCCGGGGGAAGAGGTTCAGCCAGAACTTCCGAG AGGTGGCCGGCAGGTTCCTGGTGTCCGAG GCCGCGCTCCGCAGCCACGAGCGGCTCTTCCCGCGCAGCGACCGCGCCCGAGTCACCGTCCAGTGGCTGCACGTCCGCGACGACGGTTCCAACCGCACCTCCCTCATCGACTCCAG GCTGGTGTCCATCCACGAGAGCGGCTGGAAGGCCTTGGACGTGACGGATGCCGTGAACTTCTGGCAGCAGCTGCGCCGGCCCCGGCAGTCACTGCTGCTGCAGGTGTCGGTGCAGCGGGAGCACCTGGGCCCGCTGGCCTCCAGCGCCCATACGCTGGTCCGCTTCGCCTCGCAGGGGCCGTCGGGCGCCGGGCAGCGGGAGCCCCAGCTGGAGCTGCACACCCTGGACCTCAGGGATTACGG AGCTCAGGGAAACTGTGATCCTAAGGCACCAGCGACCGAGGGCACCCACTGCTGCCGCCGGGAGGTGTACATTGACCTGCAGGGGATGAAGTGGGCTGAGAACTGGGTCCTGGAGCCCCCAGGCTTCCTGGCCTATGAGTGTGTGGGCACCTGCCAGCAGCCCCCAGAGCCCCTGACCTTCAAGTGGCCATTTCTGGGGCCGAGACAGTGCATCGCCTCAGAGACGACCTCGCTGCCCATGATTGTCAGCATCCCGGAGGGAGGCAAGCCCAGGCCCCAGGTGGTCAGCTTGCCCAACATGAGGGTGCAGAAGTGCAGCTGTGCCTCGGATGGGGCGCCTGTACCAAGGAAGCTGGAGCCGTAG
- the LOC115859457 gene encoding left-right determination factor 2-like isoform X1: MRPLWLCWALWALPLAGPGAALTEERVLGSLLRQLRLSEAPVLDGADVERLIIPAHVRAQYVALLQRSHGARSRGKRFSQNFREVAGRFLVSEVSSHLLVFDMEQRLPPHSELVQAVLRLFQEPVPKAALRSHERLFPRSDRARVTVQWLHVRDDGSNRTSLIDSRLVSIHESGWKALDVTDAVNFWQQLRRPRQSLLLQVSVQREHLGPLASSAHTLVRFASQGPSGAGQREPQLELHTLDLRDYGAQGNCDPKAPATEGTHCCRREVYIDLQGMKWAENWVLEPPGFLAYECVGTCQQPPEPLTFKWPFLGPRQCIASETTSLPMIVSIPEGGKPRPQVVSLPNMRVQKCSCASDGAPVPRKLEP; this comes from the exons ATGCGGCCCCTCTGGCTCTGCTGGGCGCTCTGGGCGCTGCCCCTGGCCGGCCCCGGGGCGGCCCTGACCGAGGAGCGGGTCCTGGGCAGCCTGCTGCGGCAGCTGCGCCTCAGCGAGGCTCCTGTCCTGGACGGGGCCGATGTGGAGAGGCTGATCATCCCTGCCCACGTGAGGGCCCAGTACGTGGCCCTGCTGCAGCGCAGCCACGGGGCCCGCTCCCGGGGGAAGAGGTTCAGCCAGAACTTCCGAG AGGTGGCCGGCAGGTTCCTGGTGTCCGAGGTCTCCTCGCACCTGCTGGTGTTCGACATGGAGCAGCGGCTGCCGCCCCACAGCGAGCTGGTGCAGGCCGTGCTGCGCCTCTTCCAGGAGCCGGTTCCCAAGGCCGCGCTCCGCAGCCACGAGCGGCTCTTCCCGCGCAGCGACCGCGCCCGAGTCACCGTCCAGTGGCTGCACGTCCGCGACGACGGTTCCAACCGCACCTCCCTCATCGACTCCAG GCTGGTGTCCATCCACGAGAGCGGCTGGAAGGCCTTGGACGTGACGGATGCCGTGAACTTCTGGCAGCAGCTGCGCCGGCCCCGGCAGTCACTGCTGCTGCAGGTGTCGGTGCAGCGGGAGCACCTGGGCCCGCTGGCCTCCAGCGCCCATACGCTGGTCCGCTTCGCCTCGCAGGGGCCGTCGGGCGCCGGGCAGCGGGAGCCCCAGCTGGAGCTGCACACCCTGGACCTCAGGGATTACGG AGCTCAGGGAAACTGTGATCCTAAGGCACCAGCGACCGAGGGCACCCACTGCTGCCGCCGGGAGGTGTACATTGACCTGCAGGGGATGAAGTGGGCTGAGAACTGGGTCCTGGAGCCCCCAGGCTTCCTGGCCTATGAGTGTGTGGGCACCTGCCAGCAGCCCCCAGAGCCCCTGACCTTCAAGTGGCCATTTCTGGGGCCGAGACAGTGCATCGCCTCAGAGACGACCTCGCTGCCCATGATTGTCAGCATCCCGGAGGGAGGCAAGCCCAGGCCCCAGGTGGTCAGCTTGCCCAACATGAGGGTGCAGAAGTGCAGCTGTGCCTCGGATGGGGCGCCTGTACCAAGGAAGCTGGAGCCGTAG